The genomic region AACCATAATTCACGAAACCACTAAGGGTTGGCAGCGCCTTTGCTTTTTGAAGTTTTACCTGTATCTCTGCAGACTCTGCGGAATTCTTAGCAATTCGGTAATCGATATTTTCTTCTATAGGGATAGTTCTGTCAAGGATTGCCGGCTCATAATATTTCATGGCGAGACCATCAAGATCGTCGGTAAGGATTACCTGATCTTCAACCGGTATACCAAGGCTGAGGTTTAATAGCTCATAAGCAATAGCACGCATTCTTTCGCTTCTGCTAAGGTTATTTTTTAGCCTCAATAGAGTTATTTCCAGTTGCTCTACATCCTCCTGCTCTGCAAGACCATTTTCATAGATCTTCTGGGTATCGTCATAGTTCTTTTGAACCGTTGCTACGTTCTTCTCAAGTATATCAACGCTTTCTTCCGCCAGCAGCACGTTTCCATAAGCGCTTATGATAGATTTTTTAATTTCAAGGTCGGTCTTGGTTTTGGCATTCTTGGAGATCTGTAATAATGTTTTTACAGACTGGATTCCTACAATATAAGATCCGTCGAAGATCAACTGTCTCCAGGTCGCGGTAGCATTTACGCTTTGCTTAGTTCCAAATCTCACCGGGATAAAACCTTCCGGAGCATCTACCGGAGTGTCATTCCTTTCAGCATTATCAAAATAAGTTTCCACGATGTCTATAGTGCTTTCTGTATTATCAAAAGCAGCAGCAGGCAATAAAGTGACTGGTTGCTTCAGGAAATTCTGATAATCTACAGCACCGTCTATTTGAGGAAGTCCCTGCGCAATGATCTCCCATTTTTGTTTTAAGGCGATCTGTACATCCTTTTCTGCGATCTGAGATTGGTAATTGTTTTCGATTCCAAATTCTATAGCTTCCTCAATAGAGAAGCGGTAACTTTTTGAGCTTTCTTCCTGGGCAAACAATCCGGTGGATAGCAGAATGAAAAAGCTAAAAATCTTTAGGGATCTATTTCTCATTATTAATATATTCTTCTAGAGTTTTTATTCCTTTAGGGGTACAGATCGCACGAAGGTGATAATTCAAAAATTCTCCGGTTAGATCTTCTTCTGTAAACTGTTCTGTTGGGAACATTTCCTTGTCTTTCACACCCATCATTCCCACAAAATGGATACGGCATACAAAAGGCACATTAATCTGTTTGCGATAATATCCCTGTTGGATTCCGCGGGAAATATTATCTCCCACGCAATTTTCCAGTACCTGAAATTGTTCTTCAATAAGTTTGTCAAAAACTTTTGGGTAGTATTTCTTTAACTGAAAATGAGGGGAGGTTTTCTCACCTTTTAAATGCTGGTTCACGAATTGCTTGATCTCGAAATTCTCTATAACGGGGTTAAGGTTTCTTGATCTTATTTCGTCTATTCCTTCTGAAATAGTCTTAAGCAAATGCGAACCACTGGCCTGTACCAATTTATTCTTAGTAGAATAATGCGCGTAGATGGTCTTTTTAGATATCCCCATATTATCGGCGATATCGTCCATGGTTACACTTTTGAAACCATAATTGAGAAACATCTCGGTTGCGATATGCAATATTTTCTCCTGCACTTTAATATAAAATTTCGGCAAAAGTACATACGGAAACTTTAAAAACAATAAAAGTTTCCTAAGTTTTACCATTATTTAACATCTGCTTAAAATTTGAATTACTAGCATTTATGGTATTTTAGCGGAAAATTTTTTTTTCATGCTTGCCATTTCCCAGTATAGAGAAGCCGTAATAGACTATCTGCACGAAAAGATCAAAGTAAAAGAACCTGCTAATTTGTATGAACCTATGGTTTATATCCTTGAACAAGGAGGGAAACGTTTGCGTCCTGTTCTGGTTCTTATGGCGACAGAGATCTTCGACTGTAATTACAAAAAAGCTCTAGATGCGGCATTGGCAATTGAAGTTTTTCATAATTTTTCTCTAGTGCATGATGATATTATGGACGATGCTCCTATTAGAAGAGGGAAGGAGACCGTTCATGAAAAATGGGATGTCAATACCGGTATTCTGTCTGGCGATGCTATGCTCATTAATGCATATCAGCTTTTTGAAAATTACGAGGGAGAAACATTCAAGGAATTATCTTCATTATTTACAAAAACTGCCATTCAGGTATGTGAAGGTCAGCAATATGATATAGATTTTGAGACCAGGGATAATGTTAGTATCGATGATTATCTAAAGATGATCGAATATAAAACTGCTGTTCTGGTTGGTGCTTCCCTGCAAATGGGAGCGATCGTGGCAAAGACTTCGAAAGAGTGCAAGGAAGCTATCTATCAATATGGGCGATTGTTAGGAATTGCATTTCAGCTGCAGGATGATTACCTGGATGCTTTTGGAGATCCTGAAACTTTTGGAAAGCAACCCGGTGGAGATATTATTGAAAACAAAAAAACCTTCCTTTATCTAAAGACCCTGGAACTGGCAAATACAAGCGAAGCCTTACAACTGGAGCATTTATACACTATTTCTCCTGCAGAGAATTCTGGAAAAATAGAGGCGGTTAAAGCTCTTTTTGAAAGTAGTGGCGCTGCAGAACTTACCCGAAGGGAAATTGAAAATTATACCGATAAAGCCTTTAAGATCCTCGATAAAATTGAATTGCCAGAAGAGAAAAAAATTCCATTACGAAGCTTTGGCAAAATGTTAATGGAGCGTCAGGTTTAGTCTCTATCCTTACATACTAATTATCAGTTAACAATACCTTCATTTACAGATATTGTTAAAATTCCTATAATCCTATAGAGAATTATCATGATGCCTACAAGCTGTTTTTTTTAAAAATTGTATTTTTGCTATGTTTTCAAAACAAAAGAAACATTTGTTTCAATTCTATGGATAGATTTTCATTTCTAAATGCTGCTCATACTGCATATTTCGCAGAACTTTACGATCAATACTTAAAATATCCTGATAGTGTAGAGCCCAGTTGGAGGGCTTTTTTCCAGGGATTTGACTTTGGAATGCAACAAGATGGGGTTTCAGAAGAGGTATTAAGTGAAGCTCCTGTAGATTTTGCGGAAGGAGATATACCAGCACACGTAATAAAAGAATTTCAGGTAATACGCTTAATTGACGGTTATCGAACAAGAGGACATTTATTTACCAAAACCAACCCGGTAAGGG from Gramella sp. MT6 harbors:
- a CDS encoding TolC family protein, translating into MRNRSLKIFSFFILLSTGLFAQEESSKSYRFSIEEAIEFGIENNYQSQIAEKDVQIALKQKWEIIAQGLPQIDGAVDYQNFLKQPVTLLPAAAFDNTESTIDIVETYFDNAERNDTPVDAPEGFIPVRFGTKQSVNATATWRQLIFDGSYIVGIQSVKTLLQISKNAKTKTDLEIKKSIISAYGNVLLAEESVDILEKNVATVQKNYDDTQKIYENGLAEQEDVEQLEITLLRLKNNLSRSERMRAIAYELLNLSLGIPVEDQVILTDDLDGLAMKYYEPAILDRTIPIEENIDYRIAKNSAESAEIQVKLQKAKALPTLSGFVNYGYQGFADRFTFLNSSQEYYGQSILGVSLNIPIFSSGMRSSRTQQRELEYEQALLDLEQTENDVKRQINMAKSEYEFSIENYQNAVRNLELAERIENKNQIKFFEGIASSFELTEAQRQLYNAQQEYLQSMLDVITAKAELENLLDTRSYNDEN
- a CDS encoding TetR/AcrR family transcriptional regulator; the encoded protein is MQEKILHIATEMFLNYGFKSVTMDDIADNMGISKKTIYAHYSTKNKLVQASGSHLLKTISEGIDEIRSRNLNPVIENFEIKQFVNQHLKGEKTSPHFQLKKYYPKVFDKLIEEQFQVLENCVGDNISRGIQQGYYRKQINVPFVCRIHFVGMMGVKDKEMFPTEQFTEEDLTGEFLNYHLRAICTPKGIKTLEEYINNEK
- a CDS encoding polyprenyl synthetase family protein, which encodes MLAISQYREAVIDYLHEKIKVKEPANLYEPMVYILEQGGKRLRPVLVLMATEIFDCNYKKALDAALAIEVFHNFSLVHDDIMDDAPIRRGKETVHEKWDVNTGILSGDAMLINAYQLFENYEGETFKELSSLFTKTAIQVCEGQQYDIDFETRDNVSIDDYLKMIEYKTAVLVGASLQMGAIVAKTSKECKEAIYQYGRLLGIAFQLQDDYLDAFGDPETFGKQPGGDIIENKKTFLYLKTLELANTSEALQLEHLYTISPAENSGKIEAVKALFESSGAAELTRREIENYTDKAFKILDKIELPEEKKIPLRSFGKMLMERQV